From a single Kitasatospora sp. NBC_00458 genomic region:
- a CDS encoding HAD family hydrolase: MDLNRLAPPTGGIDTVVLDYGGVLTNPLAETFTEFGARTGLDLQTIGTAFAAATKRHGISPMAELEVAAITEREFTERLLAELPPGSGAVLGDRPFGELWFQGRRANSELVDFALQLKSSGYRIALLTNNVVEWGPRWRATLPVAELFDVVVDSSAERVRKPDAELYLRLLARLDTPAERCLFIDDTAENIDAARRLGFRAVLFENTAQTVRDVSEQLTAQALREVSSRLGHPLVEELGRPAGGTLR, from the coding sequence GTGGATCTGAACCGGCTCGCCCCGCCCACCGGGGGCATCGACACCGTGGTCCTCGACTACGGCGGCGTCCTGACCAACCCGCTCGCCGAGACCTTCACCGAGTTCGGCGCGCGCACCGGCCTGGACCTGCAGACCATCGGCACCGCCTTCGCCGCCGCCACCAAGCGCCACGGGATCAGCCCGATGGCCGAGCTGGAGGTCGCGGCGATCACCGAGCGGGAGTTCACCGAGCGCCTGCTGGCCGAGCTGCCGCCCGGCTCCGGGGCGGTCCTCGGGGACCGGCCGTTCGGCGAGCTCTGGTTCCAGGGCCGCCGGGCCAACTCCGAACTGGTGGACTTCGCGCTCCAGTTGAAGTCCTCCGGCTACCGGATCGCGCTGCTCACCAACAACGTCGTGGAGTGGGGCCCGCGGTGGCGGGCCACCCTCCCGGTGGCGGAGCTGTTCGACGTGGTCGTCGACTCCTCGGCCGAGCGGGTCCGCAAGCCGGACGCCGAACTGTACCTGCGGCTGCTCGCCCGGCTGGACACCCCGGCCGAGCGCTGCCTCTTCATCGACGACACCGCGGAGAACATCGACGCCGCCCGGCGGCTCGGCTTCCGCGCGGTGCTCTTCGAGAACACCGCGCAGACCGTCCGGGACGTCTCCGAGCAGCTGACCGCCCAGGCCCTGCGGGAGGTCTCCAGCCGGCTCGGACACCCCCTGGTGGAGGAGC